The genomic segment AAGAATCTCATTGGTATGGCGCAGGCAATTCAAACCCGGTTTGAAGGCAAGGTTCCGCAGACCATGGCGGAATTGGTCACCCTGCCCGGTGTGGCACGCAAGACAGCCAATGTTGTTCTGGGTGCGGCATTTCATCGTTTGGAAGGGATTGTGGTGGATACGCATGTTCAGCGTTTGTCTTTTCGGCTTGGACTGACGCAGGAAAAAAATCCGGTAAAAATAGAGCAGGCATTGATGACCATAATCCCGCATGACCTGTGGCATCGTTTTTCATTGTGGCTTATTTTCCACGGCCGGCGTGTTTGTGATGCGCGCAAACCGAAATGCGCGGACTGTGCCTGCCAAAAACTATGTCCTTCGGCGGGAATATATTTATCGGGCTAAGCGCTTGAGTAATTAATGCGAGTTGTCATTGTGAACTTGCCTCAAATGGGGGGGCGAAATCAACGGGCTAAATTATTGACTGGGGAATTGGCATTTGAACTACGTCCCGGTTCGTGGGGTTGTTTTATTTTGGTTTTTATCAGGGAAGACTTATTCTGCAGTGATCGGCAATTTTAACAGCCAACTTTTTGATATCATCAAAGCATTCCCGCACTGCTCCCATGTGGCCGCCAATGGCGCCTTCGGCCGGTGTTAAGTCAAACATGGGTTTTTTAACTTCCATAGCCATGGGCATCAAACTGCGGTAGTTTTTAACTGAAGAAAGGCAGTGGGAATCATTGTTAATATCCGGCACTTTTGTATTTTTTTCCTCCAGTACCGAGTAGCGGTATTCCTGGGGAATGCGATCCATCCATTTGCCGTAAGCTTTAACCGGCCGATCGCTGCGCACGGCATGTTGCATAACAACATAGCCAATAGCCTCCATTTTTCCTTCCGGCAGCGATAAGTCTTCATCTGGGTTTTTTTTAATTCGTTCCCCCCATTCTTCCCGCCAGCGCCTTAATGTGGGACCTAAATTTCGAAGCCCCTGAAGGGAATAAATATCCGGCGCCAGTGGAATCACTACATAGTGGGCGGAGATCATTGCTGCACGATTGATGGCGCCTAAATTTGGTCCCACATCAATCAAGGCCAGGTCAGCCTTTTGTCTCCCGGCCGATTGTTGAATAATTCTATAAAATGATGATATTGTTCGAAAAGCTGCTTCTTGTTTATCCAGACATTTGGGCCAGGCATCGGAAAGTTTGTCTTCAAACCCGGACAATCCCAGATCTCCCGGGATCAGCCCCAAATTTTTTGTCACAACTTCAATGTGAGGAGCTTCACTAATATCTCCAAGACCTCGAAGAATGGGACGGACAGTTCCTAAAATACTTTTTGGATGCTCTCCATCCGGCCAAATATCTTCCAATTTAGATTCATTTAAAAACATAGAAGTTAAATTGGCCTGAGGATCCAAATCCGCTGCGATTGTATTGATCCCCAAACGAGAGTACATCCAGGCTAAATGGTACACCAGCGAGGTCTTGCCGACACCACCTTTGTTATTGAAAAAAACTATGGATTTCATCGATATTTCCTTATGGTTACTAAGAAATAAGTTGCTTCGAATCTGAATTCCGCTTTTGGATTTCCGTTAATCCTTAAATAGTCTTGAGCCCGTGTTACGCCGGTTCCGTATTTATTGACATATCCGAGTACTTTCATGGCTTCAGCGATTACCGGATTGCGGTAAGCATTTTGGCGCGGGAAATTTTCCTGTGTTGCTTCACCGTAAAGACCGCCGGGATTTTGAATTTCGATGCGATCTTCAAACCAATAAAACCGAATAGGCGCGGTGGCTTCATACGAGCGATGCATAACTGCGTTCATTAAAAATTCCCGCAGGGCTTCCGGAGGATAATCACGGACTACGCGTTCTTGCAGAGTGCTGGTTTTTTCAGGTTTGGTCTTGATTTGTAAAGGCAGAAAAGCATCCAGTTCCCGTAAAACAGTCAATAAATCGCCGGAAAAATTGCGCTCATCTTCCACCTCATCCGTAACCTTTTTTCCGGCGTGTTTTAAAAACAGAATAGAAGCGCCGGATAACCATTGCAAAGGATTTTTCCCGAAAAGTAAAGCGCCGGCAGAGGTGGCGCAATTTTTATGAAGATCAAAAAACCTAAGCGATGATAATTGTTCGGTGATGTCACGGTTATTGGCTTCGATGATTTCCGGGGCCACGGCATTAGTACGGTAAGTAGTTAGAAATAAATCCAGAAGAAGATCCTGTATTTGGCAATCAGAAAGCGGGCGAGCATCAAATGTTTTTGCTAATCCTGTGCGCTTTTCAGATAAAATTCGTTCTTCGCTCTCATTGGCAAGGGCACGTCTTGGACCGACCCGGATATGTATCCTTCCTTTATAACGAACCGGCGGTACATCAGAGGGTTTGACTTCCACTACTGCAATCTCTTTATCTTTGATAAGGTGTTTTTGGACCGTTAAAACCGGCAAGGGTAGTATATTGCCATCTGAACGCGTGGCAGCGAGGTTTTTAAGTAATTGGTCAGTAACCTTGATGCCGGAAGGGTTTCCCTGGTCGTCAACACCGATTAACAAGTACCCCGGTTGACGGTGGTCGGGAAAATCATTGGCAAAGGCACAGATGGCTTCACACCACTTGTCCGTATTATTAACCGCTATGGTTTTTTCCACTCGGTCTGATTCGAGTTCATTCATTAGTTTTGATAATTTATCGCTACTTAACAAAGTTATACACCTTTTAGAAATGTTGTTTTTGGGTGCCAGGGTAATCGGCATGGCCCCGATTTTTGAATTATATCAAAAAAAATGAATATTTCTACTGATTATTTCCTGTTACATGCAGTGTTATTTGTTATAGCGAACGCCACGTGCTGGGGGTGGGAGATGTCTTCCGGATAACCAGTTGAAGGCAGGGGTATAAAATTTTTTCCCTTACAATAATAAATCCACCAATGTAATCATTCTACTTACACCTTTCAGCCTCTCGCATTTTTTATTTTTGCACAGGTTCTTGTTTTTCTTGAGAATATCCCTGTATTCATAAAATGCCAGATGCATTATTGTGATGTCCTCGTTGGAAAGCTCAATGACAACGGGATGCATGGGTTTGATGATTTGTATAAAACACCTCCAAAAAACAAAGTTACTCTATAGAGTGCCTAAAAATCAATAAAAAAATGCTATTCTTTGGGCATGAAAAGTACTGTCCAAGCAAGAGTAGCAAGTCGGATAAAAAAAAGTCTCAGCCAAAAAGGTATGTCAGCGGAGAAATTGGCATTTCGAATTGGCATGAGTAAGTGTTATATGTATGACTTCTTTAACGGTAAAAAAGATATTTCTCTAAAAAGCCTGCAACGTATAGCCGACGGTCTGAATGTGGAAGTAGAAGCATTCTTTTACGACTAATTAAATTTCTAATAAAACCAATATATACTCTATAGTATACCCTGTGATTTTGTCAAATAAATTAAATCTGCATATACAATGGCACATACCCGGAGAATAAAAAAAATAATGAACAAAAATATTAGTTGGAGAAAGGATAAATGTAAGCTTGACGGTATCCGTCTTGAGCCCCTACGATGAGGATTTAAACAATCCCAACCACCACGCACAGGCAATAAAACCTCCCAGCAGTGCAAGCCCGGTAATTCCCTGGAGATGGGCATAGGCCGGATCATAAAGTTTGGTTAAAGAAAGCGGGAAGATGGCCGAACCGGCCAGGGTCGCCCGTGCCACTGTTGGCGCCAGGATGCCGCCGGATGCGCGACGCAGCCAGGTTAGTAGAATGCTAATCAACAGGGCGAAGACTAGCGCCAGCAACAAACCTAACCGGGGATGTTCGGGATAACCATAGCCCATCACATAAAAAGGGAGCTTCCAGAGCCATGCCAGGACACCGCAGGCCATGGCGGTTGGCCAGAAGCCGTAGCGGATGAGGCGTGCGTAGCAAAATCCCCGCCAGGCAGTCTCCTCGAACCAGGCGGGAATAAACCAGATGATCGGACTCAACAGAAGCAGCGCTCCCCAGAAAGCAATACCGCTTTTGGGATACTGTTGGGTGAAATTAGCATGGTCGGGCCACTGCAGGCGGGCATTTTGAACACTGGAGATCATGTTCCAATCCCACTCAGCCTGTCCCAACAGTACGCTGAGCGCTGCTGCCAGGGCTGCCAGCAAAGGGAACACAAACCAAGCGGGCAGTAAATAGAGCGGTTTACCGGCAGCCAATCCCAATTCCTGACGAAAACTGCCGCGTCCCAATGAGACGGCCAGTATTG from the bacterium genome contains:
- a CDS encoding CPBP family intramembrane metalloprotease, translating into MSFLVFVFLVLLCGWYPAYQIVQHHWTLGWYPSPEVTLLMTSLGIGPGIAAILAVSLGRGSFRQELGLAAGKPLYLLPAWFVFPLLAALAAALSVLLGQAEWDWNMISSVQNARLQWPDHANFTQQYPKSGIAFWGALLLLSPIIWFIPAWFEETAWRGFCYARLIRYGFWPTAMACGVLAWLWKLPFYVMGYGYPEHPRLGLLLALVFALLISILLTWLRRASGGILAPTVARATLAGSAIFPLSLTKLYDPAYAHLQGITGLALLGGFIACAWWLGLFKSSS
- a CDS encoding helix-turn-helix domain-containing protein; the encoded protein is MKSTVQARVASRIKKSLSQKGMSAEKLAFRIGMSKCYMYDFFNGKKDISLKSLQRIADGLNVEVEAFFYD
- the nth gene encoding endonuclease III, yielding MTDKSRIKKIISILQTEYADVQVALYYKTPFQLLAATILSAQCTDEVVNRVTPGLFKQYPDAVRLARAGQSDVERLVRQTGFFRNKAKNLIGMAQAIQTRFEGKVPQTMAELVTLPGVARKTANVVLGAAFHRLEGIVVDTHVQRLSFRLGLTQEKNPVKIEQALMTIIPHDLWHRFSLWLIFHGRRVCDARKPKCADCACQKLCPSAGIYLSG
- a CDS encoding AAA family ATPase, yielding MKSIVFFNNKGGVGKTSLVYHLAWMYSRLGINTIAADLDPQANLTSMFLNESKLEDIWPDGEHPKSILGTVRPILRGLGDISEAPHIEVVTKNLGLIPGDLGLSGFEDKLSDAWPKCLDKQEAAFRTISSFYRIIQQSAGRQKADLALIDVGPNLGAINRAAMISAHYVVIPLAPDIYSLQGLRNLGPTLRRWREEWGERIKKNPDEDLSLPEGKMEAIGYVVMQHAVRSDRPVKAYGKWMDRIPQEYRYSVLEEKNTKVPDINNDSHCLSSVKNYRSLMPMAMEVKKPMFDLTPAEGAIGGHMGAVRECFDDIKKLAVKIADHCRISLP
- a CDS encoding putative DNA binding domain-containing protein, with translation MLSSDKLSKLMNELESDRVEKTIAVNNTDKWCEAICAFANDFPDHRQPGYLLIGVDDQGNPSGIKVTDQLLKNLAATRSDGNILPLPVLTVQKHLIKDKEIAVVEVKPSDVPPVRYKGRIHIRVGPRRALANESEERILSEKRTGLAKTFDARPLSDCQIQDLLLDLFLTTYRTNAVAPEIIEANNRDITEQLSSLRFFDLHKNCATSAGALLFGKNPLQWLSGASILFLKHAGKKVTDEVEDERNFSGDLLTVLRELDAFLPLQIKTKPEKTSTLQERVVRDYPPEALREFLMNAVMHRSYEATAPIRFYWFEDRIEIQNPGGLYGEATQENFPRQNAYRNPVIAEAMKVLGYVNKYGTGVTRAQDYLRINGNPKAEFRFEATYFLVTIRKYR